A single Deinococcus sp. Leaf326 DNA region contains:
- a CDS encoding xylulokinase: protein MSSRTRPGPGGAAGAGGSAAPLVLALDLGTGSVKAGLVGPDGDLVAQAARPYAVLAPQPGWSESDPHDWWAGVVAATRKVLAGVDPARVQAIGLSGQMHGVVLVDAGEQALGRAVLWSDTRSAGHLDPYRAVDPGRLRNPPVTGFAGPTLLWLRGHEPERYAAARWALQPKDWLRLHLTGEAASDPSDASGTLLYDFAADDWDSELLGILGLRPDLLPPLWPSGSVGGTLRLGRAADLGLPVGLPVAVGAADTAAALLGSGLRPGEAQLTVGTGAQVLRASGTLPPARPGLNVFCDAQGGFYTLGAVQNAGNVLEWARRTLRLSWPEMYAAAQEVEQLPSPLFLPYLSGDRTPHLDPHARAGWLRLDASHDHRHLAYAAFEGVALSVAQATAALELSADLSLRLAGGGSVDPWWRQLLADALGRPLHISDVPGASLLGAAALAWQAIGEPWTPEGPDITGVVQPGPGRISAARHAEFAAAYRAVRGEQ from the coding sequence ATGTCCTCGCGCACTAGGCCGGGACCCGGGGGAGCGGCCGGCGCGGGGGGCTCGGCCGCTCCCCTCGTGCTGGCCCTGGACCTCGGCACCGGCAGCGTCAAGGCCGGGCTGGTCGGTCCGGATGGCGACCTCGTGGCCCAGGCGGCCCGGCCCTATGCGGTGCTGGCCCCGCAGCCCGGCTGGTCCGAGAGCGACCCGCACGACTGGTGGGCGGGCGTGGTGGCCGCGACCCGCAAAGTGCTGGCCGGCGTGGACCCGGCGCGTGTACAGGCCATCGGCCTGAGCGGCCAGATGCACGGCGTGGTGCTCGTGGACGCGGGGGAGCAGGCACTGGGCCGCGCGGTGCTGTGGTCGGACACCCGTTCGGCGGGCCACCTGGACCCTTACCGCGCCGTGGACCCCGGACGGCTGCGCAACCCTCCGGTCACGGGCTTTGCCGGGCCGACGCTGCTGTGGCTGCGAGGGCACGAGCCGGAGCGCTACGCGGCCGCGCGCTGGGCCCTGCAACCCAAGGACTGGCTGCGCCTGCACCTGACCGGCGAGGCGGCGAGCGATCCCTCGGACGCCTCGGGCACGCTGCTCTACGACTTCGCGGCCGACGACTGGGACAGCGAACTGCTCGGGATACTGGGCCTGCGCCCCGACCTGCTGCCGCCCCTATGGCCCTCCGGCAGCGTGGGGGGAACGCTGCGCCTGGGCCGCGCCGCCGACCTGGGGCTGCCGGTCGGGCTTCCGGTCGCGGTCGGGGCCGCCGACACCGCCGCCGCGCTGCTCGGCTCGGGGCTGCGGCCCGGCGAGGCGCAGCTGACGGTGGGTACAGGGGCACAGGTGCTGCGGGCCTCGGGGACGCTGCCCCCGGCGCGGCCCGGCCTGAACGTCTTTTGCGACGCGCAGGGCGGCTTCTACACCCTGGGCGCCGTGCAGAACGCGGGCAACGTGCTGGAGTGGGCCCGGCGCACCCTGCGGCTGTCTTGGCCTGAGATGTACGCGGCGGCGCAGGAAGTTGAGCAGTTGCCCTCTCCCCTGTTCCTGCCTTACCTGAGCGGCGACCGCACCCCCCACCTCGACCCACACGCCCGCGCGGGCTGGCTGCGGCTGGACGCCTCGCACGACCACCGCCACCTCGCCTACGCGGCCTTCGAGGGGGTCGCCCTCTCAGTGGCGCAGGCGACGGCCGCGCTGGAGCTGTCGGCTGACCTGTCCCTGCGGCTGGCAGGCGGCGGCAGCGTCGACCCCTGGTGGCGGCAACTGTTGGCCGACGCCCTGGGCCGCCCCCTGCACATCAGCGACGTCCCCGGGGCGTCCCTGCTCGGCGCGGCGGCCCTGGCGTGGCAGGCCATCGGCGAGCCGTGGACCCCGGAGGGCCCGGACATCACAGGCGTGGTGCAGCCTGGGCCGGGCAGGATTTCGGCCGCGCGGCACGCCGAGTTCGCGGCGGCGTATAGAGCAGTGCGGGGCGAGCAGTAA
- the odhB gene encoding 2-oxoglutarate dehydrogenase complex dihydrolipoyllysine-residue succinyltransferase, with the protein MADIKVPVFSESVSEGTLLTWHKKPGEAVTRGEVLAEIETDKVVLEVTAQQDGVLVSVAKQEGDTVLSEEVLGTVGEAGSAPAPAASADPAAGPVAGEAPAQAAGNGSAGNEATRRDDLSPAVRKIVAEQNLDPAQIPATGPKGNITKADAVVAAQGGLTYQGPQDAAKPAGMQAAPAPSAQAAAPAPLPQGARPEERVPMTRIRQRIAERLKDVQNTAALLTTFNEVNMQPAMDLRKKYQDQFVAKHGVKLGFMSLFVRAATEALKAFPVVNASVDGKDVIYHGYYDIGIAVASERGLVVPILRDTEQLSLAAIEKGIAGYAQKAKSGKLTLEDMSGGTFSITNGGTFGSMMSTPIINSPQSAILGMHNIIERPIAQKGQVVIAPMMYLALSYDHRIIDGKEAVQFLVMIKNLLEDPARMLLEL; encoded by the coding sequence ATGGCGGACATCAAGGTTCCTGTTTTTTCCGAGTCGGTCAGCGAAGGCACCCTGCTGACCTGGCACAAGAAGCCCGGTGAAGCCGTGACGCGCGGCGAAGTGCTGGCCGAAATCGAGACCGACAAGGTTGTGCTGGAAGTCACCGCCCAGCAAGACGGCGTCCTGGTCAGCGTCGCCAAGCAGGAAGGCGACACGGTACTCAGCGAGGAAGTGCTGGGGACGGTGGGCGAGGCAGGCAGCGCCCCGGCCCCGGCGGCCAGCGCCGACCCGGCTGCTGGTCCCGTCGCGGGCGAGGCCCCGGCTCAGGCCGCCGGCAACGGATCGGCGGGCAATGAGGCCACGCGCCGCGACGACCTCTCGCCCGCCGTGCGCAAGATCGTGGCCGAGCAGAACCTCGACCCCGCCCAGATTCCGGCGACCGGTCCCAAGGGCAACATCACCAAGGCCGACGCGGTGGTGGCGGCTCAGGGCGGCCTGACCTACCAGGGACCGCAGGACGCCGCCAAGCCCGCTGGGATGCAGGCGGCCCCGGCCCCATCTGCCCAGGCCGCCGCGCCCGCGCCGCTGCCCCAGGGCGCGCGTCCCGAGGAGCGCGTGCCCATGACGCGCATTCGCCAGCGCATCGCCGAGCGCCTCAAGGACGTGCAGAACACCGCCGCCCTGCTGACCACCTTCAACGAGGTGAACATGCAGCCCGCGATGGACCTGCGAAAGAAGTATCAGGACCAGTTCGTCGCCAAGCACGGCGTCAAGCTCGGCTTCATGAGCCTGTTCGTGCGCGCGGCCACCGAGGCCCTCAAGGCCTTCCCGGTCGTCAACGCGAGCGTGGACGGCAAGGACGTCATCTACCACGGCTACTACGACATCGGCATCGCGGTCGCCAGTGAGCGCGGCCTGGTCGTGCCGATCCTGCGCGATACCGAGCAGCTCAGCCTCGCGGCCATCGAGAAGGGCATCGCCGGCTACGCCCAGAAGGCCAAGAGCGGCAAGCTCACGCTCGAGGACATGTCGGGCGGCACCTTCAGCATCACCAACGGCGGCACCTTCGGCTCGATGATGAGCACCCCCATCATCAACTCGCCCCAGAGCGCCATCCTGGGCATGCACAACATCATCGAGCGTCCCATCGCCCAGAAGGGTCAGGTCGTGATCGCTCCGATGATGTACCTCGCCCTGAGCTACGACCACCGCATCATCGACGGCAAGGAAGCGGTGCAGTTCCTCGTGATGATCAAGAACCTGCTCGAAGACCCGGCGCGGATGCTGCTGGAGCTGTAA